Proteins encoded together in one Anguilla anguilla isolate fAngAng1 chromosome 9, fAngAng1.pri, whole genome shotgun sequence window:
- the endou2 gene encoding poly(U)-specific endoribonuclease-B, translating into MNESDRELSAMVQELWDNDINRLKPGKDYRISLQGKAGDAMSVNDGSDRAGSPLFTFVDENIFKKETFLAFISLLDNYESDTGEPEVVTPEEIAENHKFLDSIVQTATMKIAHKYLVEKKLSPNDTKDFKEQLYRIWFELYTRRGSSRPDSSGFEHVFVGETRGGRTVIGFHNWIQLYLQEKLGHIDYKGYSVTANSPQPDEGKHILALQFSWKNGIKPKGSIFIGVSPEFEFALYTLCFLTSPNERVKVSFSLYEVEIVCHHYNQKHIGTTYPVLVKYQTN; encoded by the exons ATGAACGAAAGCGATCGCGAGCTGTCAGCAATGGTGCAGGAGCTCTGGGACAACGACATAAATCGTCTGAAGCCGGGGAAGGACTACCGGATCTCTCTGCAG ggCAAAGCCGGGGACGCCATGTCCGTCAACGACGGCAGCGACAGGGCCGGCTCGCCGCTCTTCACGTTCGTGGacgaaaacattttcaaaaaggagACCTTCTTGG CCTTCATATCCCTCCTCGATAACTACGAGAGTGACACCGGGGAGCCAGAGGTCGTGACCCCAGAGGAAATAGCAGAAAACCACAAATTCCTGGACTCCATCGTACAGACGGCTACCATGAAG attgCCCACAAGTACCTGGTAGAGAAGAAACTTTCCCCCAATGACACTAAGGACTTCAAGGAACAGCTGTATCGCATCTGGTTTGAGCTTTACACCAGGAGAGGGTCCAGCAG GCCGGACTCCTCAGGGTTCGAACACGTCTTTGTCGGGGAGACGCGAGGGGGCCGGACCGTCATCGGCTTCCACAACTGGATCCAGCTGTACCTGCAGGAGAAGCTGGGGCACATCGACTACAAGGGCTACAGTGTGACCGCAAACTCTCCACAA CCTGATGAGGGGAAACACATCCTGGCTCTGCAGTTCAGCTGGAAGAATGGAATCAAACCGAAAGGCAGCATCTTCATCGGAGTCAGCCCGGAGTTTGAGTTTGCCCTCTACACCCTGTGTTTTCTCACCTCCCCCAACGAGCGTGTTAAAGTCTCCTTCAGCCTCTACGAGGTGGAGATCGTTTGCCACCACTACAACCAGAAGCACATAGGCACCACCTACCCTGTCCTGGTGAAATACCAGACCAACTGA
- the LOC118236116 gene encoding NEDD4 family-interacting protein 1-like → MAEQSSRYQQLPNEEEPGEGEQAAADAPPPYSSIAADNAAYFDYKEDGGFPKPPSYNVATSLPSYDEAERSKAEATIPLVAGREDDFVARDDFEDADQLRIGNDGIFMLTFFMAFLFNWIGFFLSFCLTTSAAGRYGAISGFGLSLIKWILIVRFSTYFPGYFDGQYWLWWVFLVLGFLLFLRGFINYAKVRKMADSFSTLPRTRVLFIY, encoded by the exons ATGGCAGAGCAAAGCAGTAGATACCAGCAG CTGCCCAATGAGGAGGAGCCGGGCGAGGGAGAGCAAGCGGCGGCCGACGCCCCGCCTCCCTACAGCAGCATCGCCGCGGACAACGCAG CGTACTTCGACTACAAGGAGGACGGCGGCTTCCCCAAGCCGCCCTCGTACAACGTGGCCACGTCGCTGCCCTCCTACGACGAGGCGGAGAGGTCCAAGGCCGAGGCCACCATCCCCCTCGTGGCCGGAAGG GAGGATGACTTCGTGGCACGGGACGACTTCGAGGACGCGGACCAGCTCCGGATAGGGAACGACGGCATCTTCATGCTGACTTTCTTTA tggcaTTCCTCTTCAACTGGATCGGCTTCTTCCTGTCCTTCTGCCTGACCACCTCCGCGGCCGGGCGCTACGGCGCCATCTCCGGCTTCGGCCTGTCGCTAATAAAGTGGATCCTCATCGTCCGG TTCTCCACCTATTTCCCCGGATACTTCGATGGCCAGTACTGGCTGTGGTGGGTGTTCCTGGTTTTGG ggttcctcctcttcctcaggggCTTCATCAACTACGCCAAGGTCCGCAAAATGGCCGACTCCTTCTCCACCCTCCCGCGTACCAGAGTCCTGTTCATCTACTAA